The following are encoded together in the Candidatus Woesebacteria bacterium genome:
- a CDS encoding NUDIX domain-containing protein, whose amino-acid sequence MDKSLVLISSTVTAKQKGEKDDWFLVKTSDDGEWEFPKTIVRKGESSVRAAIRLMGEQAGMTARVLEEAGRAGGVTTINDKTVPQRHLYYLMIELSSAGEAVGFTKGEWFPYAQATRKLSSKRDQSMLKAARKELAEWKKSGKDKQMEEDDLK is encoded by the coding sequence ATGGATAAAAGTTTAGTGCTAATTTCAAGTACGGTTACTGCAAAACAAAAGGGTGAAAAAGATGATTGGTTTTTAGTTAAAACATCTGACGATGGTGAGTGGGAATTTCCCAAAACAATTGTCAGAAAAGGTGAATCATCCGTAAGAGCCGCAATCAGACTAATGGGCGAACAGGCGGGAATGACCGCACGAGTCTTAGAAGAAGCCGGTCGAGCCGGTGGAGTAACAACAATAAACGACAAAACCGTTCCGCAAAGACATTTGTATTATTTAATGATTGAGCTTTCCAGTGCAGGAGAAGCTGTCGGTTTTACCAAGGGCGAATGGTTTCCGTATGCACAAGCAACGAGAAAGCTATCATCAAAAAGAGATCAATCTATGCTGAAAGCTGCACGCAAAGAACTTGCCGAATGGAAAAAAAGCGGTAAAGACAAACAGATGGAAGAAGATGATCTCAAGTAA
- a CDS encoding DUF1801 domain-containing protein, whose protein sequence is MFKESRATSISTYLALVPDERKEMVNTLHNFIHKAAPNLRVYFAHNMLGYGSFPYTNYKKEKLNWPIIALANQKNYVSIYICAIEGGEYIAEKYKEKFGKVSVGKSCIRFRKLEDINLPALKMIIQKAAKNPGLISK, encoded by the coding sequence ATGTTTAAAGAAAGTAGGGCTACTTCAATATCAACATACCTTGCTTTGGTGCCTGATGAAAGAAAAGAGATGGTAAATACTCTACATAACTTTATCCACAAGGCGGCTCCAAACTTAAGGGTGTACTTTGCACACAATATGCTTGGGTATGGCTCTTTCCCCTACACTAATTACAAGAAAGAAAAATTAAACTGGCCAATCATAGCTCTGGCTAATCAGAAAAATTACGTAAGTATTTATATTTGTGCAATCGAAGGTGGTGAGTATATTGCAGAGAAATACAAAGAAAAATTTGGAAAAGTGAGTGTCGGGAAAAGCTGTATTAGGTTTAGAAAATTAGAAGACATAAACCTACCTGCATTAAAAATGATTATTCAAAAAGCCGCAAAAAATCCTGGGTTAATTTCTAAATAA
- a CDS encoding acyltransferase: MKNVLINENITFKDLLFKYTVRDFVLGTLSITPSSVGIVLRMLAYKIFLKKCGRGLIIKSLVTIKFPERIAIGNHVGIGEYSILHGDGGISIGNYTRIADHVSIVSFRHEFRKRNTIIKLQEKIKEGVYIGSDCWIGSGVKILSGVKIGNGSVVGASSVVTKDIPPYTVSVGIPARAIKKR, encoded by the coding sequence ATGAAAAACGTGCTAATAAATGAAAACATAACTTTCAAAGATCTGTTGTTTAAATATACAGTCAGAGATTTTGTCTTAGGCACCCTATCCATTACCCCTTCAAGTGTGGGAATTGTGTTAAGAATGCTTGCCTATAAAATATTTTTAAAAAAATGCGGCAGGGGTTTAATTATTAAAAGTCTAGTTACTATAAAATTTCCGGAGCGTATTGCAATCGGAAATCATGTTGGAATAGGTGAATATTCGATTCTACACGGGGACGGGGGGATTTCAATTGGAAACTACACTCGAATAGCAGACCATGTATCCATAGTTTCGTTTAGACATGAATTCAGAAAAAGAAATACAATAATCAAGCTTCAAGAAAAAATAAAAGAGGGAGTGTATATAGGAAGTGATTGCTGGATAGGTTCTGGAGTTAAAATACTATCTGGGGTCAAAATTGGAAATGGTTCAGTTGTGGGTGCTTCAAGCGTGGTAACAAAGGATATCCCACCTTATACCGTATCTGTTGGTATACCCGCTAGAGCAATAAAAAAAAGATAA
- a CDS encoding glycosyltransferase family 2 protein, whose protein sequence is MKAYKNKIYLSVIIPIFNEDKNIIRLHREIVRALSSCNIKYEIIYINDGSTDTSSEKLCKLKSVTVVTFRKNYGQTAALSAGIETSSGEVVATLDGDGQNDPDDICKLLLKLNDGWDVVCGWRKNRHDTYSKKLVSKIAYYFRSYFIKDSLHDYGCTLRVYSRDAARSLLGMNGEIHRFIPVLLNIEGYNVAEIEVNHRDRFSGNTKYNYTRIVRGFIDFLGIYFWYKFSSRPLHLFGFIGLSLSIAGLSITAILFILRLLFTYPLNDKVWPLVSVFLTVSGIQFFVSGIILDVLVKQYYSTNNKSFYKIDNVKITK, encoded by the coding sequence ATGAAAGCATATAAAAATAAAATCTATTTGTCAGTAATAATCCCTATTTTTAATGAAGACAAGAATATCATCAGGTTACACCGCGAAATAGTTAGAGCCCTCTCCTCTTGTAACATTAAATATGAAATTATTTACATAAACGATGGATCGACCGATACCTCTTCTGAAAAATTATGCAAACTAAAAAGCGTAACAGTGGTTACGTTCCGTAAAAACTATGGACAAACGGCAGCTTTATCAGCTGGAATCGAAACAAGTTCAGGTGAGGTTGTTGCAACACTTGATGGTGACGGTCAGAATGACCCAGATGACATTTGCAAATTGTTACTCAAGCTAAATGATGGTTGGGATGTTGTGTGCGGATGGAGAAAAAATAGGCATGACACCTATTCAAAAAAGCTTGTTTCAAAAATAGCATACTATTTCCGTAGCTATTTTATAAAAGACAGCTTACACGATTACGGATGTACACTACGGGTGTACAGTCGCGATGCAGCCAGATCGTTATTGGGTATGAATGGTGAAATTCATCGGTTTATACCGGTCTTATTAAACATTGAAGGTTATAATGTTGCAGAAATTGAAGTAAACCATAGAGATCGATTCTCAGGCAACACCAAATATAATTACACCAGAATAGTACGGGGTTTTATTGATTTCTTGGGTATATATTTTTGGTACAAATTTTCAAGTCGACCCTTGCACCTGTTTGGATTCATTGGTCTGTCATTGTCAATTGCCGGATTAAGCATAACTGCAATTTTATTCATACTTAGATTATTATTCACCTACCCCCTTAATGACAAAGTGTGGCCTCTGGTTTCTGTGTTTTTAACAGTTTCGGGTATACAATTTTTTGTGTCAGGAATCATACTCGATGTTCTTGTCAAACAATATTATTCAACCAACAATAAAAGTTTTTACAAAATTGACAATGTTAAAATCACAAAATAA
- a CDS encoding ComF family protein yields the protein MDGLTSLWEYTGVIKKAIGKLKFQFATEIANELTKGFVISMRSADKPLPINVTLIPIPLHRIRKNWRGFNQVEIIGQHLAKYYRWGFEPDLLVRHANTLPQSKLAKDERSKNVLGIFSVSENKSVQNANFVLLDDVWTTGSTMKEATKVLKRHGSGKVWGITLAH from the coding sequence ATGGATGGGCTTACCTCGTTGTGGGAATATACAGGGGTAATAAAAAAGGCAATCGGCAAGCTCAAGTTTCAGTTTGCGACAGAAATTGCCAATGAACTAACCAAAGGCTTTGTGATTTCAATGAGATCAGCCGATAAACCGTTGCCAATAAATGTTACCTTGATACCGATTCCGCTTCATAGAATTAGGAAAAACTGGAGAGGTTTTAATCAAGTGGAGATTATTGGACAACACCTGGCGAAATATTACCGGTGGGGATTTGAACCTGATTTGTTGGTTCGACATGCAAATACGCTCCCTCAATCAAAACTTGCCAAAGATGAAAGAAGTAAAAACGTGCTTGGGATATTTTCTGTTTCCGAAAACAAGAGTGTGCAAAATGCCAATTTTGTATTGTTGGATGATGTGTGGACAACGGGATCTACGATGAAAGAGGCGACTAAAGTATTAAAAAGACACGGTTCGGGAAAAGTCTGGGGAATTACCCTGGCTCACTAA
- a CDS encoding MFS transporter has product MNRNEKVLLISSNMWNFADGMLGPLFAIFAEKVGGDILDVAWAWAIYLIVTGMFVIIIGKYSDHHKKEKILVLGYFLTALFTFCYLFVATPLHLILVQAGLGLALSLSNPTWYALYDKYSNPKTTGTVWGLADGEGKILGGLAIIVGGLIVQNFSFDVLLSQWVLFNLLLPSIKFN; this is encoded by the coding sequence ATGAATCGTAATGAAAAAGTACTATTAATTAGTAGTAATATGTGGAATTTCGCAGACGGCATGTTGGGTCCTCTTTTTGCAATATTTGCTGAAAAAGTAGGAGGCGACATTCTCGACGTCGCTTGGGCTTGGGCGATTTATCTTATTGTTACCGGTATGTTTGTAATAATAATTGGTAAATACTCAGACCATCACAAAAAAGAGAAGATTCTTGTTTTAGGTTATTTTTTGACAGCTTTGTTTACTTTCTGCTACTTATTTGTCGCAACACCACTTCACCTAATTTTAGTTCAGGCCGGTTTAGGCCTAGCACTTTCTCTTAGCAACCCTACTTGGTATGCGCTTTACGACAAATATTCAAACCCAAAAACAACAGGAACAGTCTGGGGTCTAGCAGACGGCGAGGGAAAAATACTGGGCGGATTGGCCATTATTGTTGGCGGGCTGATTGTTCAGAATTTTTCATTTGACGTCCTTTTATCACAATGGGTACTATTCAACTTGCTGCTGCCTTCTATCAAATTCAACTGA
- a CDS encoding GNAT family N-acetyltransferase — protein MIIRPFQTSDLLQISEIVASLHPKWFDNNAVVNIPIDAQLGRSFVAQDNKKIKGFIILSSLEGKVWINWIGVDLSFQGQLFGTNLLKHAENILKDLGVKELRVDTVIEQLPADGSYDKTIRFYLKNGFKVVKKYKQRTFNEFVYRRGVMLKKLH, from the coding sequence ATGATTATTAGACCATTCCAGACAAGCGACTTGTTGCAAATTAGTGAAATTGTAGCTTCATTACATCCAAAGTGGTTTGACAATAACGCCGTGGTTAATATTCCGATAGATGCACAGCTTGGAAGATCTTTTGTCGCACAAGATAATAAGAAAATTAAAGGTTTCATTATTCTTTCGTCACTTGAAGGCAAAGTGTGGATAAATTGGATAGGTGTAGATTTAAGTTTCCAAGGACAATTGTTTGGAACTAACTTATTGAAACATGCGGAGAACATCTTGAAAGATCTCGGAGTAAAAGAGTTAAGAGTTGATACGGTTATAGAACAGTTACCGGCTGATGGAAGTTATGACAAAACGATAAGATTCTATCTAAAGAATGGTTTTAAAGTTGTCAAAAAGTACAAACAGCGAACTTTCAATGAGTTTGTTTATCGAAGAGGTGTAATGTTAAAGAAACTCCATTAA
- a CDS encoding class I SAM-dependent methyltransferase has product MKTELERFQLSEFSEDYRLNNLFKLIPKHKGSAFDIGTGNAHIYKFLKGIYCPIVLSDISPVIVRKIRKLLKNDSCVKVVIIDISKYVSKIKVDLITAFDVIEHVEEDENALKNIHSSLNQNGNLLLSVPAHPFLFGKRDLKYGHFRRYSKRELHQKLKYAGFSNIRIYYWNLIGVIPYFLFEKVFKKELNSIARKNNKTFLGKATNRLLFIVLSLETKIYTRLPFGLTLIAKASK; this is encoded by the coding sequence ATGAAAACCGAACTTGAAAGATTCCAGCTTTCTGAATTTTCAGAAGATTATAGACTGAATAACTTATTTAAGCTTATACCTAAACATAAAGGTTCCGCATTTGATATTGGTACTGGAAATGCCCATATATATAAATTTTTGAAAGGTATTTATTGCCCAATCGTGTTGAGCGACATCTCACCTGTAATTGTAAGAAAGATTCGCAAGCTTCTAAAAAATGATAGCTGTGTGAAAGTTGTGATTATAGACATTTCAAAATATGTATCTAAGATAAAAGTTGATCTAATTACAGCCTTTGATGTAATAGAACACGTTGAGGAAGATGAAAATGCACTTAAAAACATTCATTCAAGCCTCAACCAAAATGGCAATTTATTACTATCTGTCCCTGCGCACCCTTTCTTGTTTGGGAAACGTGATTTAAAATACGGACACTTCAGAAGATATTCAAAAAGAGAGTTACATCAAAAACTAAAATATGCAGGTTTTTCAAATATTAGAATATACTACTGGAATTTAATTGGTGTAATTCCATATTTTTTGTTTGAAAAAGTATTTAAAAAGGAACTTAATAGTATAGCTAGAAAAAATAATAAAACCTTTCTTGGCAAGGCTACAAATAGATTGCTCTTTATTGTTTTAAGCTTAGAAACTAAAATATATACAAGGTTACCTTTTGGGTTAACACTAATTGCCAAGGCAAGTAAATGA
- the cyaB gene encoding class IV adenylate cyclase, producing the protein MANKDIEIEIKLPLKNALEVKKFLNKKGKLVARDIFQKDTYFVPIHRNFLDVKFPFEWLRLRESSKGFSLNYKHFYPENVKKTDYCDEYETKIDDVTVMKKILQSLDIKEIVTVEKTRTTWIFEGVEVVVDKVKNLGDFIELEAKTYFENPRDGKKLLFETLKKLNARVGEEDLRGYPFRILEMKGYKY; encoded by the coding sequence ATGGCAAATAAAGATATTGAAATCGAAATAAAACTACCCTTAAAAAATGCGTTGGAAGTTAAGAAGTTTCTTAATAAAAAAGGGAAGTTAGTAGCGCGCGACATATTCCAAAAAGATACTTACTTTGTACCGATACATAGGAATTTTTTAGATGTTAAATTTCCTTTTGAGTGGCTAAGGCTCAGGGAATCTTCAAAAGGTTTTTCACTAAATTACAAACATTTTTACCCTGAGAACGTAAAAAAGACCGATTACTGTGATGAGTATGAGACAAAAATCGACGACGTTACTGTTATGAAAAAAATTCTTCAAAGTCTAGATATTAAAGAAATTGTGACGGTAGAAAAAACGAGAACAACTTGGATATTCGAAGGTGTGGAGGTTGTGGTTGATAAGGTTAAAAATTTAGGCGATTTTATTGAACTTGAGGCAAAAACGTATTTTGAAAATCCACGAGACGGAAAGAAGTTACTTTTTGAAACACTTAAGAAATTAAATGCACGCGTTGGAGAAGAGGATCTAAGAGGATATCCATTTAGAATTTTGGAGATGAAGGGATATAAATATTAA
- the smpB gene encoding SsrA-binding protein, with amino-acid sequence MNIVNKKVNFNYILFDKYEAGIALLGGEVKAIRGGHANLSNSHVKVMEDELFLINADIPVEGKKNYNQARIRKLLLHKSEIVSIKTKIKAKKLTIVPTRLYTKKRLIKIEIALAKSKLKHQKKESIKKHDIEREIEREFRGEKDKNRI; translated from the coding sequence ATGAATATCGTAAACAAAAAGGTTAATTTTAATTACATTCTGTTTGATAAGTATGAGGCAGGAATTGCGCTTTTAGGCGGTGAAGTAAAAGCAATTCGGGGAGGTCATGCCAATCTTTCCAACTCACATGTAAAAGTTATGGAAGATGAACTTTTTCTAATCAATGCGGATATACCGGTGGAAGGTAAGAAAAATTACAACCAAGCAAGAATCAGAAAGCTCCTACTTCATAAAAGTGAAATCGTTTCCATAAAAACCAAAATCAAGGCTAAAAAATTGACTATCGTGCCTACAAGACTGTATACTAAGAAGCGCTTAATAAAAATAGAGATTGCTTTGGCAAAATCTAAACTCAAACACCAGAAAAAAGAAAGTATCAAAAAACACGACATCGAAAGAGAAATAGAAAGAGAATTTAGGGGCGAGAAAGATAAGAATAGAATTTAA
- a CDS encoding glycosyltransferase family 39 protein: MMRIIKKSLPTNLYIWIFLTEITYLAFYLTGFLKKTVGDNSLVVSNNLIYFFITSLMLVLFYLYTTGHKIFLNDKIKFKHVFMASLVFNITLFFVWPLTSNDIFSYIYQTRVITTHHLNPFVVPFSTLTSDILFSVISNKWSVDTAIYGPAFFFITAPFVKIAQDNLILIVYLLKLLFVLVNLVNVVLVYKISNNKIAAYLYAICPTFVFEFAGNGHHETIIIFFVLLSLLFLIKERKIKWYLMSIVFLVVAALIKFYIIILLPLYALFILRQLKNKQSSMIFMLLAGLISILEVMIFYLPFWEGFVVFSRYPNVLNLSNLLASPLVLLNYVLLKQFGVDEFLYWGRVLARYSFILIYFIYGVRLLLKNKLNNTEELLYSISVVIIMLFTTSFNWLMPWYTTLLTTLVFIYMGYTNNFKWLTKTYALIFVTILVYIILR, translated from the coding sequence ATGATGAGGATCATCAAAAAAAGCCTACCAACTAATTTATATATCTGGATATTCTTGACAGAAATCACATATTTGGCGTTTTACTTAACTGGGTTTCTTAAGAAAACGGTAGGAGATAATTCATTGGTCGTCTCAAATAATCTAATATATTTTTTCATTACTTCTCTCATGCTTGTGTTGTTTTACTTATACACAACTGGCCATAAGATATTCCTCAACGACAAAATAAAATTCAAGCATGTTTTTATGGCGTCTTTGGTTTTTAACATTACTTTATTTTTTGTCTGGCCTTTAACTTCCAATGACATTTTTTCATATATATATCAAACAAGGGTAATTACGACTCACCACCTTAATCCGTTTGTTGTGCCATTCTCCACGCTCACTTCGGACATATTGTTTAGTGTTATTTCAAACAAATGGTCGGTCGATACTGCGATATACGGACCGGCTTTCTTTTTCATTACAGCTCCATTTGTAAAAATCGCACAAGACAACTTAATATTGATCGTATACTTACTAAAACTATTATTTGTCTTAGTAAATTTAGTAAATGTAGTCTTGGTTTACAAAATATCAAACAACAAAATTGCTGCATACTTGTACGCTATTTGTCCGACTTTTGTTTTTGAATTTGCAGGTAATGGTCATCATGAAACAATTATTATCTTCTTTGTACTTTTGAGCTTGTTGTTTCTAATAAAAGAAAGAAAAATAAAGTGGTATCTTATGTCAATTGTATTTTTAGTTGTCGCGGCACTGATTAAGTTTTACATTATAATATTATTGCCGCTTTATGCGTTGTTTATACTACGACAACTAAAAAACAAACAAAGTTCTATGATTTTTATGTTGCTTGCTGGTCTGATTTCAATTTTGGAAGTCATGATTTTTTATCTACCGTTTTGGGAAGGATTTGTTGTCTTTTCTAGGTATCCAAACGTCCTAAATTTATCTAATCTTCTTGCATCTCCCTTGGTTCTATTAAACTACGTATTGCTTAAACAATTTGGTGTTGATGAATTTTTGTATTGGGGGAGAGTTCTTGCCAGATATAGTTTTATTTTAATTTATTTTATCTATGGCGTCAGGTTGTTATTAAAGAACAAACTTAACAACACCGAAGAATTGCTGTATTCCATAAGCGTGGTAATAATTATGCTATTTACTACCTCTTTCAACTGGCTTATGCCCTGGTATACTACCCTACTTACTACACTAGTATTTATATATATGGGTTATACAAATAACTTCAAATGGCTAACAAAAACTTATGCATTAATTTTTGTTACAATTCTTGTTTATATAATTCTTCGATGA
- a CDS encoding PH domain-containing protein: MTVTTTQDKHHSELNNIDNRKRFAPERARRRKRLDMVLENDFRKKAPDSESSFCTTFCYYPSKIKFAGEDPEEEIILLLRKHPFTNIGWILLVFVLLILPAFLSVFPFFDQMAVGFQIMAYIVWYMIVTALVLEEFLSWYFHVNIVTDERIIEVDFLNLIYREITDCNIDRIEDVTVKIGGGLRTLFNFGDVQIQTSAEIPQIKFEDVPRPDVVAKILRELRLEEEQEQLEGRVR, encoded by the coding sequence ATGACTGTTACAACCACGCAAGACAAACATCATTCGGAACTAAATAATATCGATAACCGTAAGCGTTTTGCTCCCGAACGTGCTAGACGACGGAAACGGCTCGATATGGTTTTGGAAAACGATTTCAGGAAAAAAGCACCCGATTCCGAAAGCTCGTTTTGTACGACATTTTGCTACTATCCAAGTAAGATAAAGTTTGCCGGTGAGGATCCGGAAGAAGAGATAATACTACTTCTTCGCAAACATCCGTTTACAAATATTGGTTGGATTTTGCTCGTCTTTGTATTGCTTATTTTACCCGCGTTTTTGAGTGTTTTTCCGTTCTTTGATCAAATGGCTGTTGGTTTTCAAATAATGGCATATATCGTCTGGTATATGATTGTAACCGCACTTGTCCTGGAGGAGTTTTTAAGTTGGTATTTTCATGTAAACATTGTTACGGATGAAAGGATTATTGAAGTTGATTTCCTGAATTTAATTTATCGCGAAATAACCGACTGCAATATCGATAGAATAGAAGACGTAACGGTAAAAATTGGTGGCGGATTAAGGACCCTTTTCAACTTCGGAGATGTGCAAATACAAACATCGGCGGAAATACCTCAGATAAAATTTGAAGATGTACCGCGTCCGGATGTGGTTGCCAAAATTTTACGCGAGTTACGACTTGAAGAGGAACAAGAACAACTGGAAGGAAGGGTAAGATGA